Proteins from one Sphaeramia orbicularis chromosome 17, fSphaOr1.1, whole genome shotgun sequence genomic window:
- the rb1cc1 gene encoding RB1-inducible coiled-coil protein 1, with product MKLYVFQVNNGSTLTFDTDLAVQTVLELKHAIQAKYKIAIQHQVLVVNGGECMVAERRVCSYSAGTETNPIFLFNKEMILSDRDPTIPKTTFSIESEIQVKVEESLLMPAVFHTVASRTQLALEMFEVAKKLSSFCERLVHDEHLQHQGWAAIMANLDDCTLSYQKLLMKFETAYTNYQHDLEEIKLKLTKLGTAVSVMARIPLLECLTRHSYRESIEKSSSTPEKDSEETEEEKSTDSVQKRPLKLSASFSASGTATCELTGDPETNEMTDSGGLRAALLDDDTPELANPSSFNVTLLDWINVQDRPNDVESVVRKCFDSINRLDPRIIQPFLADCRDTIAKLDNQNMKAIKGLEDRLYALDQMIASCKKLVNEQKELAQGFLANQKRAENLKDTSVLPDLCLSHTNQLMIMLNNHRKLLDIKKKCTTAKQELANNLQVRLKWCCYVMLHADQDGEKLQALLRLLTELIERVRVVDALSTVPQMYCLAVVEVVRRKMFMRHYREWAYALVKDGKQLYEAEKFKRETFGKLFRKSFLRNRLFRGLDSWPPTSFCTRKPRRFDDELPDISLDDLQYLKSCCPVEVQPFLMVPTMCDFEPLNHHIETLHKLVQAAQSVDEMSQTITDLLSEQRASISQSAQRSTALTPQSESIPGTTTPVSSKTPSSLSLQGPGCQPLHVPVPVPVPAPLEDLSPDSIDAQTFDFETIGHPNMDPVLQQGSLDLDSLAESPESDFMSAVNEFVIEENLTSPNPISDPTSPEMMVESLYSSVINAIDNKRMQDTTILERENSRITALKQVIEKYRSAAEESQSNLRSVKDDLHHLRGQVFKEQHDFSFVLRGMSSEVHKVLDNICQTQELELKEQHKSELFSLRQECDKQVQTLTEENQVNQNIIRDVQRAMLELEGRMERKEKELTQLENEKERWVEAESSHNDRIKNLEQMITEQAEEIKILAALRDSLSSQLENLHFEIERGQQKIRQELEVVEQSHLKELEERMKQEHKAKVESLTKNNQEALEQIEAENVAKLSEAADQHATVLKEKDNEIKDMEARITELAELRCKLEVELALKESETEEVKLLFEEAKTQQTDAVKAQVEAETKVLGEELVSLKRQLQVKNEEYEVDLAELRTLMRIEKDHCISELVDRHEEETILLRSELSSLQQKAQDAERNHTEQQEKLQQELDQQVAALREENQTHLMSFQELEQELRTVISNLQAENDLLSKKVEQDRQAVEKEEAFKVASPDALKELEQQKEEMEKRLLDQIRNLQTELNERQSAKSDEGSSLHAEECADAGAPLSLDSALQERLQQERASLQSQMELLEKKKNEEIQNLKTSLIAEQQTNFNTVLTREKLKKEQIINELTEKLRKVTQQQEKDKALIETLSEDRASVMQEKKHLEEELNRLRSTALVSSAFFMPNPTAQEVTEAGAEAARALPIAGACSSEPTADTDRLASVAAIREDEPVDSAVEASMVTVHDNVLMSEEKQRILLLERTLHMKEEENKRLSQRLMSQSMSSVSSRHSDKIAIRDFQVGDLVLIILDERHDNYVLFTVGPTLYFLHSESLTALDLKPASGTSRRPWVLGKVMEKEYCQAKKAQNRFKVPLGTKFYRVKAVPWNRKV from the exons ATGAAGTTGTATGTGTTCCAGGTCAACAATGGCAGCACACTGACATTTGACACTGATCTTGCTGTTCAGAC TGTGTTGGAGCTTAAGCATGCCATCCAAGCCAAATATAAGATTGCAATTCAACATCAAGTCCTTGTTGTCAATGGAGGGGAATGTATGGTTGCAGAAAGGCGAGTCTGCAGCTACAGTGCTGGCACT GAAACCAACCCCATATTCCTGTTCAACAAAGAGATGATATTGAGTGATCGGGATCCAACGATCCCCAAAACCACCTTCTCGATCGAGAGTGAGATTCAGGTTAAGGTGGAGGAGTCTCTATTGATGCCAGCTGTCTTTCACACTGTTGCCTCGCGAACACAACTTGCTCTG gAAATGTTTGAAGTTGCCAAGAAACTAAGCTCCTTCTGTGAACGTTTGGTTCATGATGAACACCTCCAGCATCAAGGCTGGGCGGCCATTATGGCTAATCTGGATGACTGCACTCTTTCTTATCAGAAGTTGCTCATGAAATTTGAGACTGCATACACAAATTATCAACATGATTTGGAAGAAATTAAGTTGAAACTAACAAA GCTTGGGACAGCAGTTTCAGTAATGGCCAGGATACCTCTGCTGGAGTGTTTGACACGGCATAGTTACAGAGAGAGTATAGAGAAGTCCAGCTCAACCCCAGAGAAGGAttcagaagagacagaagaagagaaatCCACTGATTCTGTGCAAAAGAGGCCCTTGAAGTTATCAGCATCCTTCTCTGCTTCGGGGACAGCAACATGCGAGCTGACTGGAGACCCGGAAACAAATGAAATGACTGACAGTGGCGGGCTCAGAGCGGCATTATTAGATGATGACACTCCAGAGCTGGCCAACCCATCCTCCTTTAATGTCACTCTATTAGACTGGATCAATGTGCAAGACAGACCCAATGATGTAGAGTCTGTTGTGAGGAAATGCTTTGACTCTATCAACAGG CTTGACCCACGGATCATTCAACCCTTCCTGGCAGACTGTCGTGACACAATTGCCAAGCTAGATAATCAAAACATGAAAGCCATCAAGGGGCTCGAAGACAGGTTGTACGCTCTAGACCAAATGATTGCAAGCTGTAAGAAGTTGGTGAATGAACAGAAAGAACTTGCTCAG GGATTTTTGGCCAATCAGAAGCGGGCTGAAAACCTGAAGGACACATCTGTTCTGCCTGACTTGTGTCTAAGTCACACTAACCAGCTGATGATCATGCTGAACAACCACAGGAAGCTGCTCGACATTAAAAAGAAGTGCACCACTGCCAAACAAGAACTTGCAAACAACCTTCAAGTCCGACTCAA ATGGTGCTGCTACGTGATGCTCCATGCAGACCAGGATGGGGAGAAGCTTCAGGCTCTGCTCAGGCTTCTGACAGAGCTGATTGAGCGGGTGAGGGTGGTGGATGCCCTCAGTACCGTGCCCCAGATGTACTGCTTGGCGGTGGTGGAGGTCGTCAGGAGAAAAATGTTCATGCGTCACTACAGAGAG TGGGCTTATGCACTCGTGAAGGATGGAAAACAACTCTATGAAGCTGAGAAGTTCAAAAGGGAAACATTTGGGAAACTCTTCA GGAAGTCTTTTCTCAGAAATCGATTGTTTCGAGGACTTGATTCATGGCCTCCAACATCATTTTGT ACACGGAAGCCCAGAAGGTTCGATGATGAACTTCCAGACATCTCACTTGATGATCTGCAGTACTTGAAATCGTGTTGTCCTGTAGAGGTGCAGCCTTTCCTTAT ggTGCCCACAATGTGTGACTTTGAGCCCTTAAATCATCACATAGAGACACTTCACAAGCTGGTCCAAGCTGCACAGAGTGTGGATGAGATGTCTCAAACTATTACTGACCTGCTAAGTGAACAAAGG GCATCCATTAGTCAAAGTGCTCAGAGATCCACAGCATTAACCCCACAGTCTGAAAGTATACCTGGGACCACAACACCTGTGTCCTCCAAAACCCCCTCGTCTCTTAGCCTTCAGGGACCCGGCTGTCAGCCCCTAcatgttcctgttcctgttcctgttcctgctCCTTTAGAGGACTTATCCCCAGACAGCATTGATGCACAAACATTTGACTTTGAAACCATTGGCCATCCCAATATGGATCCTGTCTTGCAGCAGGGTTCCCTTGATCTGGATTCTCTTGCAGAGAGCCCTGAGTCAGACTTCATGTCTGCAGTAAATGAGTTTGTAATTGAAGAGAACTTGACCTCTCCAAACCCCATCAGTGACCCAACAAGCCCTGAAATGATGGTGGAGTCACTGTATTCCTCTGTCATAAATGCTATAGACAACAAGCGCATGCAGGATACCACAATACTCGAGAGAGAGAACTCAAGGATCACTGCTCTTAAACAAGTTATTGAGAAGTACAGATCTGCCGCGGAGGAGTCCCAATCCAATTTAAGAAGCGTGAAGGATGACCTGCATCATCTGCGAGGTCAGGTATTTAAAGAACAACATGACTTTAGCTTTGTCCTGAGAGGTATGTCTTCAGAAGTGCACAAAGTTTTGGACAACATTTGCCAGACACAGGAACTGGAGTTGAAGGAACAGCATAAAAGTGAACTGTTCTCCCTTCGACAAGAGTGTGACAAGCAGGTTCAGACACTAACAGAAGAAAACCAAGTAAACCAGAATATTATCAGAGACGTTCAGCGAGCCATGTTGGAGCTGGAGGGACGTATGGAACGCAAAGAGAAGGAGCTCACACAGCTTGAGAATGAAAAAGAGCGATGGGTGGAAGCAGAGAGTAGCCACAATGACAGAATCAAAAATTTGGAGCAGATGATCACTGAACAAGCAGAAGAGATTAAGATACTTGCTGCTTTAAGAGACTCTCTGTCCAGCCAGCTCGAGAATCTGCACTTTGAGATTGAACGTGGCCAGCAAAAGATCCGACAGGAGTTGGAAGTTGTTGAGCAGTCACACTTAAAGGAGCTTGAGGAGAGAATGAAGCAAGAACACAAAGCCAAAGTGGAGAGCCTTACCAAGAACAACCAGGAGGCTCTGGAGCAAATAGAGGCAGAAAATGTGGCCAAATTAAGCGAGGCAGCTGATCAACACGCCACTGTTCTTAAAGAAAAGGATAATGAAATCAAGGACATGGAAGCTCGCATTACTGAGCTCGCTGAACTCCGTTGCAAACTAGAGGTTGAGCTAGCCCTCAAAGAGTCAGAGACAGAAGAGGTGAAGCTGTTATTCGAGGAGGCTAAGACACAGCAAACGGATGCTGTGAAGGCCCAGGTGGAGGCAGAGACCAAGGTCCTTGGTGAAGAGCTGGTCAGTCTCAAAAGACAGCTTCAGGTGAAAAATGAGGAGTATGAAGTGGACCTAGCAGAGCTCAGGACTCTAATGCGGATTGAAAAGGATCACTGCATCTCAGAGCTGGTGGACAGGCACGAGGAGGAGACAATTTTGTTACGCAGTGAACTCTCCTCACTACAGCAGAAGGCTCAGGACGCCGAGAGGAACCACACTGAGCAGCAAGAAAAGCTTCAGCAGGAATTAGACCAGCAAGTGGCTGCTCTAAGAGAAGAAAATCAAACCCACTTGATGAGTTTTCAAGAACTGGAGCAAGAGTTGAGGACTGTTATCAGCAATTTACAGGCAGAAAATGACCTGCTCTCAAAAAAAGTAGAGCAGGACAGACAAGCAGTTGAGAAAGAGGAGGCCTTTAAGGTTGCATCACCAGACGCCTTGAAAGAGTTAGAACAGCAGAAGGAGGAGATGGAGAAGAGATTATTAGACCAAATTAGAAATCTTCAGACTGAGCTCAATGAAAGACAGTCTGCAAAAAG TGACGAAGGCTCATCGCTCCATGCTGAGGAGTGTGCAGATGCCGGAGCGCCTCTGTCGTTAGATTCAGCCCTACAGGAGCGGCTGCAGCAGGAGAGGGCCTCCTTACAGAGTCAGATGGAGCttctggagaagaagaagaatgaggagATACAGAACCTCAAGACATCACTAATCGCAGAGCAGCAG ACCAATTTCAACACCGTCCTAACCCGAGAGAAGCTAAAGAAGGAGCAGATCATCAATGAGCTCACAGAGAAATTGCGAAAAGTAACCCAACAGCAGGAGAAAGACAAAG CTCTGATCGAGACACTCTCTGAGGACCGGGCCAGTGTCATGCAGGAGAAGAAGCACTTGGAAGAAGAGCTGAACCGGCTACGCAGCACCGCACTGGTGTCCTCTGCCTTCTTCATGCCTAACCCCACTGCTCAGGAGGTGACAGAAGCCGGAGCAGAGGCAGCCAGAGCTCTGCCCATCGCCGGGGCCTGTTCTTCAGAGCCAACGGCCGACACTGACAGACTGGCATCGGTGGCAGCCATTCgagaagatgaacctgtggactCCGCAGTGGAAGCGAGCATGGTGACAGTCCA TGATAACGTCCTGATGTCAGAGGAGAAACAGCGAATACTCTTACTTGAAAGG ACTTTGCATATGAAGGAAGAAGAAAACAAGCGTCTCAGTCAAAGACTG ATGTCTCAGAGCATGTCGTCTGTGTCTTCACGGCATTCAGACAAAATCGCCATCAGAGA TTTCCAGGTAGGCGATTTGGTCCTAATCATCCTggatgaaagacatgacaactaTGTGCTGTTCACAGTTGGTCCCACCCTCTACTTCCTCCACTCAGAGTCTCTCACTGCACTGGACCTTAAACCAG CATCAGGGACCTCAAGACGGCCGTGGGTACTTGGAAAAGTGATGGAGAAGGAATATTGCCAGGCAAAAAAg GCCCAGAACAGGTTCAAGGTTCCTTTAGGAACCAAGTTCTACAGAGTGAAAGCTGTTCCATGGAACAGAAAAGTATAA